From a region of the Zingiber officinale cultivar Zhangliang chromosome 4B, Zo_v1.1, whole genome shotgun sequence genome:
- the LOC121977044 gene encoding S-adenosylmethionine synthase has product MAQIDTFLFTSESVNEGHPDKLCDQISDAILDACLAQDPDSKVACETCTKTNMVMVFGEITTKGNIDYEKIVRDTCRSIGFVSDDVGLDADHCKVLVNIEQQSPDIAQGVHGHFTKRPEEIGAGDQGHMFGYATDETPELMPLSHVLATKLGARLTEVRKNGTCPWLRPDGKTQVTVEYQNDNGAMVPLRVHTVLISTQHDETVTNDEIAADLKEHVIKPVIPEKYLDEKTIFHLNPSGRFVIGGPHGDAGLTGRKIIIDTYGGWGAHGGGAFSGKDPTKVDRSGAYIVRQAAKSIVANGLARRCIVQVSYAIGVPEPLSVFVDTYGTGKIPDKEILKIVKESFDFRPGMMTINLDLKRGGNRFLKTAAYGHFGRDDPDFTWEVIKPLKWEKPAA; this is encoded by the coding sequence ATGGCCCAAATCGACACCTTCCTTTTCACCTCTGAATCTGTGAATGAGGGGCACCCTGACAAGTTGTGTGACCAGATCTCTGATGCTATCCTTGATGCCTGCTTGGCACAAGATCCTGATAGCAAGGTTGCATGTGAGACATGCACCAAAACCAATATGGTCATGGTCTTTGGGGAGATCACAACAAAAGGCAATATCGACTATGAAAAGATCGTTCGGGACACATGCCGTTCGATCGGCTTTGTGTCGGATGATGTTGGCCTTGATGCGGATCACTGCAAAGTGCTAGTTAACATTGAGCAACAATCACCTGACATCGCCCAAGGTGTTCATGGGCACTTCACCAAGCGCCCTGAGGAGATCGGAGCTGGCGATCAGGGTCACATGTTTGGTTATGCAACAGATGAAACCCCTGAGTTGATGCCCCTCAGCCATGTTCTCGCCACCAAGCTCGGTGCACGCCTCACCGAAGTCCGCAAGAATGGCACCTGCCCTTGGCTAAGGCCTGATGGGAAAACCCAAGTTACAGTCGAGTATCAAAATGACAATGGCGCCATGGTTCCCCTTCGGGTCCACACCGTGCTGATCTCCACCCAGCACGATGAGACTGTAACTAATGATGAGATTGCTGCCGACCTCAAGGAGCACGTCATCAAGCCAGTCATCCCTGAGAAATACCTTGACGAGAAGACCATTTTCCATCTCAACCCATCAGGACGCTTTGTCATCGGTGGCCCTCATGGTGATGCTGGGCTGACTGGCCGCAAGATCATCATCGACACTTATGGTGGTTGGGGAGCTCACGGCGGCGGTGCCTTTTCAGGCAAGGACCCTACCAAGGTCGATCGCAGTGGTGCATATATCGTTAGGCAAGCGGCCAAGAGCATTGTGGCAAATGGCCTCGCACGCCGCTGCATTGTACAAGTCTCCTACGCAATTGGTGTCCCTGAGCCCCTATCAGTGTTTGTAGACACCTACGGCACTGGCAAGATCCCCGACAAGGAGATTCtgaagattgtgaaggagagctTTGATTTCAGGCCTGGAATGATGACCATCAATCTGGACTTGAAGAGGGGTGGCAACAGATTCCTCAAGACCGCAGCCTACGGTCACTTTGGAAGGGACGACCCCGACTTCACCTGGGAGGTGATCAAGCCCCTCAAATGGGAGAAGCCGGCTGCCTAA
- the LOC121977043 gene encoding calcium-dependent protein kinase 20-like, translated as MGNCCGAPADPEKRRARRKKKKEKRPNPFSIDYNRGPGPTPTLVVLKNPTGSNIGSRYKLGQELGRGEFGITYLATDTSTGDRFACKSISKKKLRTAVDIEDVRREVEIMRHMPSHPHVVSLKDTYEDDAAVHLVMELCEGGELFDRIVARGHYTERAAAGIMRTIIEVIQECHKNGVMHRDLKPENFLFGNKKENAPLKAIDFGLSVFFRPGECFNEIVGSPYYMAPEVLKRNYGPEVDVWSVGVILYILLCGVPPFWAETEQGVAQAILCSVVDFKREPWPKVSDSAKDLVRHMLEPDPKKRLTAQQVLDHTWLQNASKAPNVNLGETVRARLQQFSGMNKLKKKALRVVAEYLSVEEVADIKEMFDKMDINQDGKLSFEELKLGLHKLGHQISDSDIQILMEAADVNGSGTLEYREFVAVSIHLRKIGNDEHLHRAFSYFDLNKSGYIEIEELSDSLADDLGPNREEVINAIIHDVDTDKDGRISYEEFAAMMKAGTDWRKASRQYSRERFSNLSSRLMKDGSLQLISGGR; from the exons ATGGGAAATTGCTGCGGGGCGCCTGCCGATCCGGAGAAGAGGagggcaaggaggaagaagaagaaggagaagagaccgAATCCCTTCTCGATTGACTACAACCGCGGGCCGGGGCCGACTCCTACCCTCGTCGTCCTCAAGAACCCCACCGGAAGCAACATCGGCAGCCGGTACAAGCTCGGGCAGGAGCTTGGCCGCGGCGAGTTCGGTATCACCTACCTCGCCACCGACACGTCCACCGGAGACCGCTTCGCATGCAAGTCCATCTCCAAGAAGAAGCTCCGCACCGCCGTTGACATCGAGGACGTGCGGAGGGAGGTGGAGATCATGAGGCACATGCCGAGCCACCCCCACGTTGTCAGCCTCAAAGACACCTACGAGGACGACGCCGCTGTTCACCTCGTCATGGAGCTCTGCGAGGGAGGTGAGCTCTTCGATCGGATCGTTGCAAGGGGCCATTACACTGAGCGGGCGGCCGCGGGTATCATGCGGACCATCATCGAAGTCATTCAG GAGTGCCACAAGAATGGGGTTATGCACCGGGATCTTAAGCCTGAGAACTTCTTGTTCGGGAACAAAAAGGAAAATGCCCCATTGAAGGCAATTGACTTTGGCTTGTCTGTGTTTTTCAGACCTG GTGAGTGCTTCAATGAAATTGTTGGTAGTCCGTATTACATGGCACCTGAGGTTCTAAAGCGAAATTATGGCCCTGAAGTCGATGTTTGGAGTGTGGGTGTTATCCTATACATCCTTCTTTGTGGTGTGCCTCCATTTTGGGCAG AGACTGAACAAGGTGTTGCACAGGCGATTCTTTGTTCTGTTGTAGATTTTAAAAGAGAACCATGGCCAAAGGTCTCTGATAGTGCTAAAGATCTTGTGAGGCATATGCTCGAACCAGATCCTAAGAAGAGGTTGACGGCTCAGCAAGTTCTTG ATCATACATGGCTGCAGAATGCAAGTAAAGCTCCCAATGTTAATCTAGGTGAAACCGTACGAGCAAGACTTCAGCAATTCTCTGGGATGAACAAACTTAAAAAGAAAGCTCTACGG GTTGTGGCTGAATACCTCTCTGTCGAGGAAGTTGCAGACATAAAGGAAATGTTTGACAAGATGGACATTAATCAAGATGGGAAACTATCCTTTGAGGAGCTGAAACTCGGTTTGCATAAGCTCGGTCACCAGATTTCAGATTCAGACATCCAGATATTAATGGAAGCA GCTGATGTCAATGGAAGCGGTACCTTAGAATACAGAGAATTTGTTGCTGTATCAATCCACTTGCGCAAGATTGGAAACGATGAACACCTGCACAGAGCCTTCTCATACTTCGATCTGAACAAGAGTGGATACATAGAAATTGAAGAACTCAGTGATTCCTTAGCTGACGACTTGGGTCCAAACCGAGAAGAAGTTATTAATGCAATCATCCATGATGTCGACACAGATAAG GATGGAAGAATAAGTTACGAGGAATTTGCAGCAATGATGAAAGCAGGCACCGATTGGAGGAAGGCGTCGAGGCAGTACTCGAGGGAGCGGTTCAGTAACCTCAGCTCTCGGTTGATGAAGGATGGATCTTTGCAGCTGATAAGTGGGGGTAGATAA